A part of Micromonospora chersina genomic DNA contains:
- a CDS encoding DUF4230 domain-containing protein yields MARDGDINQPTREFPEYPTGEALRARSDVPPEPGRGGPGSPGAPARGLLWVLGAAALAVVVLLGVQATGLLPDFRNPFAKEQTDRSQPPLLKSIRDLSRYVAAEGNFQVVVDVQKDRRNVPDFLLNERTLFVGAGRIEAYVDFAKIGDGAVVVSDDGKSVEIKLPAPQLGETDLDMDKSYVFAEQRGLINRLNDLVGGDPNRQQQVYQLAEDRISAAARDSGLTARAEENTRKMLEGLLRSLGYQKVTVTYTAS; encoded by the coding sequence ATGGCCCGCGACGGTGACATCAACCAGCCCACCAGGGAGTTCCCGGAATATCCGACCGGTGAGGCTCTCCGGGCCCGGTCGGACGTCCCACCCGAGCCCGGCCGTGGTGGCCCGGGGTCGCCCGGCGCCCCGGCACGGGGCCTGCTCTGGGTGCTCGGTGCGGCCGCGCTGGCCGTGGTGGTGCTGCTCGGCGTGCAGGCGACCGGCCTGCTCCCGGACTTCCGCAACCCGTTCGCCAAGGAGCAGACCGACCGCAGCCAGCCGCCGCTGCTCAAGTCGATCCGCGACCTGAGCCGCTACGTGGCCGCCGAGGGCAACTTCCAGGTGGTGGTCGACGTGCAGAAGGACCGGCGCAACGTGCCCGACTTCCTGCTCAACGAGCGCACGCTCTTCGTCGGGGCGGGCCGGATCGAGGCGTACGTCGATTTCGCCAAGATCGGCGACGGGGCGGTGGTGGTCTCCGACGACGGCAAGTCCGTGGAGATCAAGCTGCCCGCGCCGCAGCTCGGTGAGACCGACCTGGACATGGACAAGAGCTACGTCTTCGCCGAACAGCGCGGCCTCATCAACCGGCTGAACGACCTGGTCGGCGGCGACCCCAACCGGCAGCAGCAGGTCTACCAGCTCGCCGAGGACCGGATCTCCGCGGCGGCCCGGGACAGCGGGCTCACCGCCCGGGCCGAGGAGAACACCCGCAAGATGCTGGAGGGGCTGCTCCGCTCCCTCGGCTACCAGAAGGTGACGGTCACCTACACGGCGTCCTGA